Part of the Mercenaria mercenaria strain notata chromosome 8, MADL_Memer_1, whole genome shotgun sequence genome is shown below.
ATTGTTCTATTTCAGCAGTGTTCTCAAAATCACAGACTTTTTTCAAACTTACAATTGGTAAAAAAAGGACAATTTCAGGCATTGCGAACCCAGAGTCATCCCAAGATCCTTTTTGAACATTCTGAACAGTTTTTCTTCATCGTTTTTAACCCTacctgctagatttctataatggactggtccatctttcaatttcggcaataccatttactatttttgaaaatttagtgactgaatagcgaacagtgcagtggtcgaaaaggcagaatcacatgccgccagcaagctaaaggttaaagtaagGTGCATATTTTGTCTTGATACACATATTTTTGGAATGCAGAATAATAGATCAAGACTATACAACTTTAAACAGGTCTATAATATTGATATTTGAAAGTGGAAGTAAGATAGTGTTGCAATAGCACTACCATATACATGAAGCAGAAATCTTGTGACATATTGAtcacattttgttttactttcctTTCAACTTTCCAGTTTTTAGGAAGGTACTAATTTTAGATTTGGATTCCATACTGTTGCCACAGCAACCAAGGATGATACAAGTCCAAAGATACCTTGCTTTGTAGGAGACAGCTGCATATATTTTAGTGTGCACAATGGAATTGGTAAATCAAACAAGTTTTTTATTGTATCTAAAATGAGCGGGATATTTTGTTGCGAGATTTCCAACATTGTTGCTGGTCTCCTATTGAGCGACTGATAATTGGCGTCCCCGTTCTTGTAACTGCTAGATGACATCCTAGCCTTTCGCACGGCAAGCTCCTCCTTTATAACGCACCAAATACCATACAAGTCCCGAATGAAGTTCAAAATAAGGGTCGCAAAGTAGAACCTAGCAGAAACCTCGCCCCAGTATTGCCTATCCAGTTTAACAGCGCCAACAGTGTTAAACCAAAGAAAATGATCAAACAGGAGATAAAACGCTTGATTGATCTTTGACAGAGTTATAGTCAATCGAAGGACGATGTCTTTCAAGTGGATACTCTTTAATGCTCCTTGGAGAAAATCCAAACTCTTTCCAAATCGTAACACTGAAATATAACAAAGGTTACATGAGAAacataatatattgaataataaatgTTTGAAGGAATACCAAAACAGAATTTaacataacaatacatttaaagcttgtttaacctttaccatgcttaatttctaaaatggactggccctgaatttgggcaataccatttattattcgaaggggtgttcactaatcatttactgactgaaaagcaaacagtgcagaccatgatcagtctgtatggacatgcaggctgatcttggcctgcactcaggtcgcaaaggcaaaaccacttgccgccagcaggctaaaggttaaacaacagAGCTAAAAAATATGCATTCAcaatttgcagtttttgaaaacagAAGTTGTAGTAGCAgcatatttttctgttttcaacaCTGACATGAACTGGGATCATGTAAATTATAAAAGCATCCACTGACATTGTACAATGTAAgtattcatttacattttatcgAAATTCTGGAAAACACTACAGATGAGatgtattcattaaaaaatatgtttccttGTATTTAACTGCAACTGAAAATTTTAATCAACTTTTAATTAGAACGTAAAACTTGAGAAACATGTACAATATTCTATGACTACATACTCTATGCTTTAGACtgacattttctaaataaattcTGAATGTACATAATGTAAATGAGACAGTCAAAACTTTTCTAAGCCTTTCTCACCAAAGGTCACTGTCATTGCCCACCTTAGTTATTTGCAACAATTTCATAAAactggctcaaacatttttcatgtgGCTCCTACAGTGAGACTATTTTCTAACATAACATTCTAATTTAAATTTGTTACTTTTGCACTGAATCTGTCCAAAGGTGgcttttaaatgtttaattagtCAGGGTGACAGCTGCCGGCCTTGCAAAAATCATAGCTCAATACACAGCCACACTGAATGGCACAGATTCTCCAAAATTGTCTTTTTCTCTTATTTATTATGAGTAATGCAAGAAGGCAAGTTAGTTTTTCCTCAAATGCAATGTAAAACAATGAAGATGTGTCTGCACTTACACTTCCTTGTCATACTATATAGGCATAGTCTCTGTCTGTATACTTACATTTCCTTGTCATACTAAGCATAGACTATGTCTGTTAACTTACACTTTCTTGTCATACTAAGCATAGACTTGTCTTTTACTTACACTTCCTTGTCATATTAAGCACAGACTCTGTCTGTTTACTTACACCTTTTTTTGTCATACTAAGCAAAGACTCTGTTTACTTACACTTCCTTGTCATACTAAGCACagactttgtttgtttacatacACTTTCTTGTCATACTAAGCACAGActctgtttgtttatttacacttCCTTGTCATACTAAGCACagactttgtttgtttacatacACTTTCTTGTCATACTAAGCATAGTCTCTGTTTGTTTACTTACACTTTCTTGTCATACTAAGCATAGACTCTGTTTGTTTACTTACACTTTCTTGTCATACTAAGCATAGACTCTATGTTCTTGACTGTCTGTATCAAGTCCTTCTTGTCTTTGTATTGTAAACGACCCCATGCCAGTCGACAGCCATACTGAAACAGTCTGAAAATATAGCAAACCAATATACTTACAAGAAGATTGtgtttaaaaggtttaaaaacatcataaattttaacaaaaatcaatttttacAAGCCAAATGGTAATTTTTTAGCCATTTATAAGACAAAAGTCAGGCTTAAATTGCAAGATGTTGATTAAAGTTCCATAGTGTTTTAATTAGTGTAAAAAGGAATCAAATGGTTTCAAGACAGACTATATTCATAATTACATGATTGGCAAAAACACAACTTTCAATACTGCAAATGATCTtatactttattatatacctatataaattctgtaaaaaatcggcctgtattttacaattaaatatgaacagacagacaaaaattccgtattgtaccttttaaattccgtattgtaccttccgtattgcatgctaccggactattttcattaatatgcatgacccgacacatttctataaatagcgcacataaaaacttcactaagttccatttaatatcgataaatattgaagatttcgttcaagaacaaaacaaggatcaAAATGGTTTacggtatataataaaagggtcattataacagtagctgaatctgggactttgtattcgtctctcgtggattttgcaaggttggatcacactcggcgcttgcgcacctcgtgagatccgatctggcaaaatccactcaagccgaaactgcatcccagatcaagctactgttacaataaccctattttatGAGACATAAGGGGAGgtcattatattaaaaaatgatgccacagacatacatgtgtaaagtttgaaagcatcTGACcctgtagtttctgagaaacctacTTACATGCAATACTTGAACTTTTGTGACATAACCACGGATGCCAATGCTGACAAAAGGGTGGttacaaaagctctactattctaaaaatttcaaaaacttaaaattagttGAAAAGAATTCGTACGtgatatttaaatattcaaaaatctTACTTAAAGAAAATAGGAATGATCAAGAAAtttatataccggtatatatTATCCCAATTGCAAATAATATGTGTTTTCCCAGTTTAAAGCTAAAATTCtcaaagttagaaaaaaaatgttgtttttttatactttttcagTCAAGACTGTACTTATGAACTCtcaaacatttgaaacaaaaggAAATATGCTAACTACAAATCTCAAAAATGGTAAACAAACTCTCGGCATTAACGGATCTATATACCTAGTGAGACAACTATTGCAAAACCTTTAATTTTTGTTGGGgaaatttttgtggatttcatgagAGACAACTCAttcaatttatattcaaaattagaAATCCCCACGAAATAACTGTTTCAGCTAAAACCATGAAATTGTATGCCCatgaaactaaatgatttcaaagtatttaaacaagttattcCATTGATGCAGAGGGGTACTGAAAAATGGGTATTGCTCAAATATCTGCACTGGTACATGTAATACTAATAATGACAAAGTTGAAATCTAGATCTTAACCCTGTTGAAATCTAGATGTTAACCCTGTAATAATAGCAACAAGGTCAAGTTTACTTCAATCTGACAGTATAACCTGATAAAACAGGTATGTTTAACACCCAGATATATACTTCATAATTTGCTATCAATGTTATCATTTCACTTCATTCAGACAAGTATTTTTAACAGCTTATCTTAAGTGTAGACCAACAATGACTTGATTAAATGATAGTTTTGAGGTCATGTCAGTAATACACATCAAACTTTTACCATTGAAAACAGTATTATAATATGCttctgaaattgaaatattttttggatATGATAGTAATAAATTTTTCCTCCTTTTAAATGAAATGCGAAGATGTTCATCTGGAACAAATCTTTTGTTAGAAGGTTAAGGTACATAATTATGAATAATAAGTTGGTCAGTTACAAACAATATGACATTGACTGCTCTCAA
Proteins encoded:
- the LOC123523071 gene encoding peroxisomal membrane protein 11B-like, which codes for MSSDIVSSIIKFNAQTNGRDKVCRLFQYGCRLAWGRLQYKDKKDLIQTVKNIESMLSMTRKLLRFGKSLDFLQGALKSIHLKDIVLRLTITLSKINQAFYLLFDHFLWFNTVGAVKLDRQYWGEVSARFYFATLILNFIRDLYGIWCVIKEELAVRKARMSSSSYKNGDANYQSLNRRPATMLEISQQNIPLILDTIKNLFDLPIPLCTLKYMQLSPTKQGIFGLVSSLVAVATVWNPNLKLVPS